In Zonotrichia leucophrys gambelii isolate GWCS_2022_RI chromosome 8, RI_Zleu_2.0, whole genome shotgun sequence, one genomic interval encodes:
- the ERICH3 gene encoding glutamate-rich protein 3 isoform X1 yields MSAPQPRILETYNSLTDKHLVGYFSNARIRRHLQKSGLISRSGRIIPEKEYRLNAIRRDHQRHVQGCLADAIYHKVLDIEHHHQLGINRRLDCSARKETMESAKIERLMGQVSPMYAPHPPVAPRNHHALCPLVSGERTGRSLRRGPRLRFDYGDGRYYFRAKEPPVSKRQSSELKFRNPMDYMSGASPYRPSKRRRRRAAPVPPPRPHVGDRCIPGIRRGLPVERWFHSTTGFNEQFLINNTNGFPKSPLCSNALVTMIYLGKSKHVSLRDHKDEIKVYQQYCGTENICVYKGDLLEGDTFQFISKRYLGYPFSLTFFLNGLQVDRLSSCCEYRGFQTKRPCRLQRRNTYFRVLHVAGAPPCYRCFLAMGLDKKLYPPKKKLKFYSRAHMCSCSPYCAHSQPCDSNVLPKSIEDSVSLTIASQEDSVDTIDETLDSEQECCEEEEEEEEGEEIEGEIGEVEEEAQTEDRSFVETEGTAQETTTQETTSESEYDEDFEDVEVNEEGQIGDQMNGMSKSSSNDKNRNIDYGKESETSSQKALQASDSEKDKRYSDDRDCEDDLPERRPADSLSSMSTQCSTETDSQAEMKADHGNCKEDCNIKSTSDSAAHAHCGNENGEKKLLRVEENQENSALKQKGIDEADKTKPEDLTAREDTRIFHENIRAMQHQNPEVNGEFKQTGSGESNMNEEEERPPVPWESRVLSKEDGNEEPPWHEEGGVFEDCKPVQEETAKATGNDHPVNSDPEPGDLCANEEEKNAANTEHSASGAADGRLLAEGRRSLDVQEAAARAGEATGPGQAPEQDGAAGGDAGSGEAAGKAAGAGDALPQAGTGAALGESAPEEGTVAQERPPGKGTGPAVELGTEGSPGEQQVLAEGMDREVVALGKAAAGTEGSPGEQQVLAEGMDREVALGKAAAGTEGSPGEQQVLAEGMDREVVALGKAVELGTEGSPGEQQVLAEGMDREVVALGKAVELGTEGSAGEQEVLAEGMDREVALGNAVELGTEGSPGEQQVLAEGMDREVALGKAAAGTEGSPGEQQVLAEGMDREVVALGKAAAGTEGPAGALPGGEAHRAVPQGQEGAGGTAEEEAADEGRKGAGGPPAEEEVGEPVSEAGEPLGQGGSAGKDTTVAAVSEGEDAGEDADVAATHGNARAVGPEGEKAVEEDFSEGEEALGKPGALWEAPGDMEAGEAMSGGEGFVKPSQFSQLKVSEEEWMEMGKAVPGAAAALESAQALQRVEDTREESVEADKGPALEVAPGLGALGGARGDPVTEGSSQVEETLAVQEEEGAAEALWSGNPSEGSEAETERAVEGNPEGEAVGGSAGAAGAGSEDEEEATDGAAGSEEPAAGTEGWLRCGQAGGQGRCPGEGAAAGPCGSRAGEPGLVAIAVLGGQAGPAALPGAGGLGTGAVAQAGVTGAAPGAQSGAGAQPVSAAGGEPGGAGEGPAGAPAAAGPEGKREAAAGGEARAAGPAGARRPEPGTEPLGHAGGLGAGALGEQAAAETAPSSPGHGGVAARARGAGGEGLCPGTPPQPAATGTARGRHGRQEPGMERDAGQAGDEQPSAPENTREGEVAAVSASAGPAEQRKDGPVGGSPSVPAAADGGDRSCSSRQDSANPDPLIMSSEEDGEETLL; encoded by the exons ATGAGCGCCCCGCAGCCGCG TATTCTTGAAACCTATAACAGTCTTACAGACAAACACCTGGTTGGATATTTCAGCAATGCCAGGATAAGACGACATCTTCAGAAATCAGGACTG ATCTCCAGGAGCGGCAGAATCATACCGGAGAAGGAATACCGCCTCAATGCCATAAGGAGGGACCACCAGAGACACGTCCAGGGCTGCTTGGCTGATGCCATATATCATAAAGTCCTTGACATTGAG CATCATCATCAGCTGGGGATTAACAGGAGACTTGACTGTTCTGCAAGGAAAGAGACGATGGAGTCAGCCAAG ATCGAGCGCTTGATGGGACAAGTGTCCCCCATGTACGCCCCCCACCCGCCCGTCGCCCCCAGGAACCACCACGCGCTCTGTCCCTTGGTGTCCGGAGAGCGGACCGGGCGCTCGCTGCGG AGGGGACCCAGACTTAGATTTGATTATGGTGATGGACGTTATTATTTCCGAGCCAAGGAGCCTCCCGTCTCTAAG aggcagagcagcgAGCTCAAGTTCAGGAACCCCATGGATTACATGTCCGGTGCGTCACCGTACCGGCCCAGcaagcgccgccgccgccgcgcggccccggtgccgccgccgcgcccgcaCGTCGGGGACCGCTGCATCCCCGGCATCCGGCGCGGGCTGCCCGTCGAGAGATGGTTCCACTCCACCACGGGCTTCAATGAGCAGTTCTTGATCAAT aataCCAATGGGTTCCCCAAGTCCCCATTATGCAGCAATGCCCTGGTCACCATGATCTACCTAGGAAAGAGTAAGCACGTGTCGCTCCGTGATCACAAGGATGAAATCAAAGTCTATCAGCAATACTGTGgaacagaaaacatttgtgtCTATAAAGGCGACCTGTTGGAAGGAG ACACCTTCCAGTTCATCTCTAAGAGGTACCTCGGTTACCCGTTCAGCCTCACCTTTTTCCTGAACGGGCTCCAAGTTGACAGGCTGAGCTCTTGCTGTGAGTACAGAGGCTTTCAGACCAAGAGGCCTTGCCGGCTGCAGCGCAGAAACACCTACTTCAGGGTGCTCCACGTGGCAGGAGCCCCTCCTTGCTACAG GTGCTTTCTTGCGATGGGTCTGGACAAAAAGCTGTACCCTCCCAAGAAGAAGCTGAAGTTCTACTCGAGGGCGCACatgtgctcctgctctccttaCTGCGcgcacagccagccctgtgaCAGCAACGTGCTGCCCAAATCCATTGAAGACTCGGTGTCACTCACCATAGCCAGCCAAGAGGACAGCGTGGACACTATCGACGAAACACTCGACTCTGAACAGGAGTGCTGcgaggaagaagaagaagaagaagaaggagaagaaatagaaGGAGAAATAGGAGAAGTAGAAGAAGAAGCACAAACAGAAGACCGATCTTTTGTGGAGACCGAAGGCACCGCTCAGGAAACCACCACTCAGGAAACCACCAGTGAAAGTG AATATGATGAAGATTTTGAAGATGTGGAAGTTAATGAAGAGGGACAGATTGGTGATCAAATGAATGGAATGTCAAAGTCATCCTCAAATGATAAAAACCGTAATATAGACTATGGAAAGGAGAGTGAAACCTCATCTCAGAAGGCACTGCAGGCCTCTGACAGTGAGAAAGATAAAAGATATTCTGATGACAGGGACTGTGAAGATGATCTACCAG AGAGGAGGCCTGCAGACTCTCTCTCATCCATGAGCACTCAGTGCAGCACTGAGACTGACTCGCAAGCTGAAATGAAGGCAGACCATGGGAATTGCAAAGAGGACTGCAATATCAAAAGTACATCTGATAGTGCAGCACATGCACACTGTGGAAATGAGAATGGGGAGAAGAAACTGCTCAGAGTGGAGGAAAATCAAGAGAATTCTGCACTGAAACAGAAAGGAATAGATGAAGCAGACAAGACAAAACCAGAAGATCTAACAGCAAGGGAAGACACTAGAATTTTTCATGAAAACATAAGGGCAATGCAGCATCAAAATCCTGAGGTTAACGGGGAATTCAAACAGACTGGGTCAGGAGAAAGTAACATGAATGAGGAGGAGGAACGTCCTCCAGTGCCTTGGGAAAGCAGGGTATTGAGCAAGGAGGATGGCAACGAAGAGCCTCCTTGGCATGAGGAAGGAGGGG TTTTTGAAGACTGCAAACCAGTCCAGGAGGAAACAGCAAAAGCAACTGGAAATGATCATCCTGTGAATTCTGACCCTGAGCCTGGTGATTTGTGTGCcaatgaggaagaaaagaatgCAGCAAATACAGAGCATAGTGCCAGTGGAG CAGCAGATGGAAGGCTCCTGGCAGAAGGGAGGAGAAGCCTGGatgtgcaggaggcagcagcacgaGCCGGGGAGGCGACAGGGCCGGGACAAGCCCCggagcaggatggggctgctgggggagaTGCTGGCAGCGGAGAGGCcgcaggaaaagctgcaggggcaggggatGCACTGCCCCAGGCAGGCACGGGGGCTGCGCTGGGGGAATCCGCGCCTGAGGAGGGCACCGTGGCACAGGAACGGCCCCCAGGAAAGGGAACAGGGCCGGCAgtggagctgggcacagaggggtcgcctggggagcagcaggtgctggcagAGGGCATGGACAGAgaggtggtggcactgggcaaggcagcagctggcacagaggggtcgcctggggagcagcaggtgctggcagAGGGCATGGAcagagaggtggcactgggcaaggcagcagctggcacagaggggtcgcctggggagcagcaggtgctggcgGAGGGCATGGACAGAgaggtggtggcactgggcaaggcagtggagctgggcacagaggggtcgcctggggagcagcaggtgctggcagAGGGCATGGACAGAgaggtggtggcactgggcaaggcagtggagctgggcacagaggggtcagctggggagcaggaggtgctggcagAGGGCATGGAcagagaggtggcactgggaaacgcagtggagctgggcacagaggggtcgcctggggagcagcaggtgctggcgGAGGGCATGGAcagagaggtggcactgggcaaggcagcagctggcacagaggggtcgcctggggagcagcaggtgctggcgGAGGGCATGGACAGAgaggtggtggcactgggcaaggccgcagctggcacagaggggcCAGCTGGGGCGCTGCCAGGGGGGGAGGCACACAGAGCCGtgccccaggggcaggagggggctgggggcaccgctgaggaggaggctgcagacGAAGGCCGCAAAGGAGCAGGAGGGCccccagcagaggaggaggtgggCGAGCCAGTGTCCGAGGCAGGGgagcccctggggcagggagggtctGCAGGGAAGGACACGACGGTGGCGGCTGTGTCAGAGGGAGAGGACGCTGGGGAGGATGCTGATGTGGCAGCTACACATGGGAATGCCAGAGCTGTGGGCcctgaaggagaaaaggctgTTGAAGAAGACTTTTCTGAAGGGGAGGAGGCTTTGGGGAAGCCTGGGGCTCTCTGGGAAGCACCAGGGGATATGGAAGCAGGAGAGGCAATGTCTGGAGGGGAAGGGTTTGTTAAGCCAAGTCAGTTTTCCCAGCTGAAAGTGTCAGAGGAAGAGtggatggagatggggaaagctgtcccaggagctgcagcagcacttgagAGTGCTCAGGCTCTCCAGAGAGTGGAGGACACGAGAGAAGAGTCTGTGGAGGCTGACAAGGGTCCTGCACTGGAAGTGGCTCCTGGGTTAGGAGCACTGGGGGGTGCTCGGGGGGATCCTGTCACTGAGGGGTCATCACAGGTGGAGGAGACActggcagtgcaggaggaggagggcgcAGCAGAAGCACTTTGGAGTGGAAACCCATCTGAGGGCAGCGaagcagagacagagagagcagTGGAAGGAAACCCCGAAGGAGAGGCGGTGGGAGGGTCTGCAGGGGCGGCCGGAGCGGGCTCggaggatgaagaggaggcCACAGATGGAGCAGCAGGTTCAGAGGAGCCGGCAGCGGGGACAGAGGGGTGGCTGAGGTGTGGGCAAGcgggagggcaggggaggtgTCCCGGggagggagcggcggcggggccgtgcgggAGCCGGGCCGGGGAGCCGGGGCTGGTGGCCATCGCAGTGCTGGGCGGGCAGGCCGGGcccgcagcgctgcccggggctggcgggctgggcactggggccgTGGCACAGGCCGGGGTGACGGGAGCGGCGCCGGGGGCACAGAGcggggcaggggcacagccgGTGtcggcggcgggcggggagccGGGGGGCGCCGGGGAAGGGCCGGCCGGGGCACCCGCGGCTGCTGGGCCCGAGGGGAAGCGGGAGGCGGCAGCAGGGGGCGAGGCGCGGGCCGCGGGGCCGGCCGGAGCACGGCGGCCGGAGCCGGGCACGGAGCCGCTCGGGCACGCAGGGGGGCTCGGAGCGGGGGCGCTGGGGGAGCAGGCCGCTGCAGAGACCGCCCCgagcagccccgggcacggGGGAGTGGCAGCGAGGGCGAGAGGAGCGGGAGGCGAGGGGCTGTGCCCGGGCACCCCGCCACAGCCGGCAGCCACAGGGACAGCGCGGGGCAGGCACGGGCGGCAGGAGCCGGGCATGGAGCGGGATGCAGGGCAAGCCGGGGACGAGCAGCCGAGTGCCCCTGAGAACACCAGAGAGGGCGAGGTGGCCGCTGTGTCGGCCAGTGCCGGGCCCGCGGAGCAGAGGAAGGACGGCCCCGTCGGAGGGAGCCCGAGTGTCCCGGCAGCCGCTGACGGGGGCgacaggagctgcagttccCGTCAG GATAGTGCAAACCCAGACCCACTCATCATGTCGTCAGAAGAGGATGGGGAAGAAACCCTGCTctga
- the ERICH3 gene encoding glutamate-rich protein 3 isoform X2, whose protein sequence is MSAPQPRILETYNSLTDKHLVGYFSNARIRRHLQKSGLISRSGRIIPEKEYRLNAIRRDHQRHVQGCLADAIYHKVLDIEHHHQLGINRRLDCSARKETMESAKIERLMGQVSPMYAPHPPVAPRNHHALCPLVSGERTGRSLRRGPRLRFDYGDGRYYFRAKEPPVSKRQSSELKFRNPMDYMSGASPYRPSKRRRRRAAPVPPPRPHVGDRCIPGIRRGLPVERWFHSTTGFNEQFLINNTNGFPKSPLCSNALVTMIYLGKSKHVSLRDHKDEIKVYQQYCGTENICVYKGDLLEGDTFQFISKRYLGYPFSLTFFLNGLQVDRLSSCCEYRGFQTKRPCRLQRRNTYFRVLHVAGAPPCYRCFLAMGLDKKLYPPKKKLKFYSRAHMCSCSPYCAHSQPCDSNVLPKSIEDSVSLTIASQEDSVDTIDETLDSEQECCEEEEEEEEGEEIEGEIGEVEEEAQTEDRSFVETEGTAQETTTQETTSESEYDEDFEDVEVNEEGQIGDQMNGMSKSSSNDKNRNIDYGKESETSSQKALQASDSEKDKRYSDDRDCEDDLPERRPADSLSSMSTQCSTETDSQAEMKADHGNCKEDCNIKSTSDSAAHAHCGNENGEKKLLRVEENQENSALKQKGIDEADKTKPEDLTAREDTRIFHENIRAMQHQNPEVNGEFKQTGSGESNMNEEEERPPVPWESRVLSKEDGNEEPPWHEEGGVFEDCKPVQEETAKATGNDHPVNSDPEPGDLCANEEEKNAANTEHSASGADGRLLAEGRRSLDVQEAAARAGEATGPGQAPEQDGAAGGDAGSGEAAGKAAGAGDALPQAGTGAALGESAPEEGTVAQERPPGKGTGPAVELGTEGSPGEQQVLAEGMDREVVALGKAAAGTEGSPGEQQVLAEGMDREVALGKAAAGTEGSPGEQQVLAEGMDREVVALGKAVELGTEGSPGEQQVLAEGMDREVVALGKAVELGTEGSAGEQEVLAEGMDREVALGNAVELGTEGSPGEQQVLAEGMDREVALGKAAAGTEGSPGEQQVLAEGMDREVVALGKAAAGTEGPAGALPGGEAHRAVPQGQEGAGGTAEEEAADEGRKGAGGPPAEEEVGEPVSEAGEPLGQGGSAGKDTTVAAVSEGEDAGEDADVAATHGNARAVGPEGEKAVEEDFSEGEEALGKPGALWEAPGDMEAGEAMSGGEGFVKPSQFSQLKVSEEEWMEMGKAVPGAAAALESAQALQRVEDTREESVEADKGPALEVAPGLGALGGARGDPVTEGSSQVEETLAVQEEEGAAEALWSGNPSEGSEAETERAVEGNPEGEAVGGSAGAAGAGSEDEEEATDGAAGSEEPAAGTEGWLRCGQAGGQGRCPGEGAAAGPCGSRAGEPGLVAIAVLGGQAGPAALPGAGGLGTGAVAQAGVTGAAPGAQSGAGAQPVSAAGGEPGGAGEGPAGAPAAAGPEGKREAAAGGEARAAGPAGARRPEPGTEPLGHAGGLGAGALGEQAAAETAPSSPGHGGVAARARGAGGEGLCPGTPPQPAATGTARGRHGRQEPGMERDAGQAGDEQPSAPENTREGEVAAVSASAGPAEQRKDGPVGGSPSVPAAADGGDRSCSSRQDSANPDPLIMSSEEDGEETLL, encoded by the exons ATGAGCGCCCCGCAGCCGCG TATTCTTGAAACCTATAACAGTCTTACAGACAAACACCTGGTTGGATATTTCAGCAATGCCAGGATAAGACGACATCTTCAGAAATCAGGACTG ATCTCCAGGAGCGGCAGAATCATACCGGAGAAGGAATACCGCCTCAATGCCATAAGGAGGGACCACCAGAGACACGTCCAGGGCTGCTTGGCTGATGCCATATATCATAAAGTCCTTGACATTGAG CATCATCATCAGCTGGGGATTAACAGGAGACTTGACTGTTCTGCAAGGAAAGAGACGATGGAGTCAGCCAAG ATCGAGCGCTTGATGGGACAAGTGTCCCCCATGTACGCCCCCCACCCGCCCGTCGCCCCCAGGAACCACCACGCGCTCTGTCCCTTGGTGTCCGGAGAGCGGACCGGGCGCTCGCTGCGG AGGGGACCCAGACTTAGATTTGATTATGGTGATGGACGTTATTATTTCCGAGCCAAGGAGCCTCCCGTCTCTAAG aggcagagcagcgAGCTCAAGTTCAGGAACCCCATGGATTACATGTCCGGTGCGTCACCGTACCGGCCCAGcaagcgccgccgccgccgcgcggccccggtgccgccgccgcgcccgcaCGTCGGGGACCGCTGCATCCCCGGCATCCGGCGCGGGCTGCCCGTCGAGAGATGGTTCCACTCCACCACGGGCTTCAATGAGCAGTTCTTGATCAAT aataCCAATGGGTTCCCCAAGTCCCCATTATGCAGCAATGCCCTGGTCACCATGATCTACCTAGGAAAGAGTAAGCACGTGTCGCTCCGTGATCACAAGGATGAAATCAAAGTCTATCAGCAATACTGTGgaacagaaaacatttgtgtCTATAAAGGCGACCTGTTGGAAGGAG ACACCTTCCAGTTCATCTCTAAGAGGTACCTCGGTTACCCGTTCAGCCTCACCTTTTTCCTGAACGGGCTCCAAGTTGACAGGCTGAGCTCTTGCTGTGAGTACAGAGGCTTTCAGACCAAGAGGCCTTGCCGGCTGCAGCGCAGAAACACCTACTTCAGGGTGCTCCACGTGGCAGGAGCCCCTCCTTGCTACAG GTGCTTTCTTGCGATGGGTCTGGACAAAAAGCTGTACCCTCCCAAGAAGAAGCTGAAGTTCTACTCGAGGGCGCACatgtgctcctgctctccttaCTGCGcgcacagccagccctgtgaCAGCAACGTGCTGCCCAAATCCATTGAAGACTCGGTGTCACTCACCATAGCCAGCCAAGAGGACAGCGTGGACACTATCGACGAAACACTCGACTCTGAACAGGAGTGCTGcgaggaagaagaagaagaagaagaaggagaagaaatagaaGGAGAAATAGGAGAAGTAGAAGAAGAAGCACAAACAGAAGACCGATCTTTTGTGGAGACCGAAGGCACCGCTCAGGAAACCACCACTCAGGAAACCACCAGTGAAAGTG AATATGATGAAGATTTTGAAGATGTGGAAGTTAATGAAGAGGGACAGATTGGTGATCAAATGAATGGAATGTCAAAGTCATCCTCAAATGATAAAAACCGTAATATAGACTATGGAAAGGAGAGTGAAACCTCATCTCAGAAGGCACTGCAGGCCTCTGACAGTGAGAAAGATAAAAGATATTCTGATGACAGGGACTGTGAAGATGATCTACCAG AGAGGAGGCCTGCAGACTCTCTCTCATCCATGAGCACTCAGTGCAGCACTGAGACTGACTCGCAAGCTGAAATGAAGGCAGACCATGGGAATTGCAAAGAGGACTGCAATATCAAAAGTACATCTGATAGTGCAGCACATGCACACTGTGGAAATGAGAATGGGGAGAAGAAACTGCTCAGAGTGGAGGAAAATCAAGAGAATTCTGCACTGAAACAGAAAGGAATAGATGAAGCAGACAAGACAAAACCAGAAGATCTAACAGCAAGGGAAGACACTAGAATTTTTCATGAAAACATAAGGGCAATGCAGCATCAAAATCCTGAGGTTAACGGGGAATTCAAACAGACTGGGTCAGGAGAAAGTAACATGAATGAGGAGGAGGAACGTCCTCCAGTGCCTTGGGAAAGCAGGGTATTGAGCAAGGAGGATGGCAACGAAGAGCCTCCTTGGCATGAGGAAGGAGGGG TTTTTGAAGACTGCAAACCAGTCCAGGAGGAAACAGCAAAAGCAACTGGAAATGATCATCCTGTGAATTCTGACCCTGAGCCTGGTGATTTGTGTGCcaatgaggaagaaaagaatgCAGCAAATACAGAGCATAGTGCCAGTGGAG CAGATGGAAGGCTCCTGGCAGAAGGGAGGAGAAGCCTGGatgtgcaggaggcagcagcacgaGCCGGGGAGGCGACAGGGCCGGGACAAGCCCCggagcaggatggggctgctgggggagaTGCTGGCAGCGGAGAGGCcgcaggaaaagctgcaggggcaggggatGCACTGCCCCAGGCAGGCACGGGGGCTGCGCTGGGGGAATCCGCGCCTGAGGAGGGCACCGTGGCACAGGAACGGCCCCCAGGAAAGGGAACAGGGCCGGCAgtggagctgggcacagaggggtcgcctggggagcagcaggtgctggcagAGGGCATGGACAGAgaggtggtggcactgggcaaggcagcagctggcacagaggggtcgcctggggagcagcaggtgctggcagAGGGCATGGAcagagaggtggcactgggcaaggcagcagctggcacagaggggtcgcctggggagcagcaggtgctggcgGAGGGCATGGACAGAgaggtggtggcactgggcaaggcagtggagctgggcacagaggggtcgcctggggagcagcaggtgctggcagAGGGCATGGACAGAgaggtggtggcactgggcaaggcagtggagctgggcacagaggggtcagctggggagcaggaggtgctggcagAGGGCATGGAcagagaggtggcactgggaaacgcagtggagctgggcacagaggggtcgcctggggagcagcaggtgctggcgGAGGGCATGGAcagagaggtggcactgggcaaggcagcagctggcacagaggggtcgcctggggagcagcaggtgctggcgGAGGGCATGGACAGAgaggtggtggcactgggcaaggccgcagctggcacagaggggcCAGCTGGGGCGCTGCCAGGGGGGGAGGCACACAGAGCCGtgccccaggggcaggagggggctgggggcaccgctgaggaggaggctgcagacGAAGGCCGCAAAGGAGCAGGAGGGCccccagcagaggaggaggtgggCGAGCCAGTGTCCGAGGCAGGGgagcccctggggcagggagggtctGCAGGGAAGGACACGACGGTGGCGGCTGTGTCAGAGGGAGAGGACGCTGGGGAGGATGCTGATGTGGCAGCTACACATGGGAATGCCAGAGCTGTGGGCcctgaaggagaaaaggctgTTGAAGAAGACTTTTCTGAAGGGGAGGAGGCTTTGGGGAAGCCTGGGGCTCTCTGGGAAGCACCAGGGGATATGGAAGCAGGAGAGGCAATGTCTGGAGGGGAAGGGTTTGTTAAGCCAAGTCAGTTTTCCCAGCTGAAAGTGTCAGAGGAAGAGtggatggagatggggaaagctgtcccaggagctgcagcagcacttgagAGTGCTCAGGCTCTCCAGAGAGTGGAGGACACGAGAGAAGAGTCTGTGGAGGCTGACAAGGGTCCTGCACTGGAAGTGGCTCCTGGGTTAGGAGCACTGGGGGGTGCTCGGGGGGATCCTGTCACTGAGGGGTCATCACAGGTGGAGGAGACActggcagtgcaggaggaggagggcgcAGCAGAAGCACTTTGGAGTGGAAACCCATCTGAGGGCAGCGaagcagagacagagagagcagTGGAAGGAAACCCCGAAGGAGAGGCGGTGGGAGGGTCTGCAGGGGCGGCCGGAGCGGGCTCggaggatgaagaggaggcCACAGATGGAGCAGCAGGTTCAGAGGAGCCGGCAGCGGGGACAGAGGGGTGGCTGAGGTGTGGGCAAGcgggagggcaggggaggtgTCCCGGggagggagcggcggcggggccgtgcgggAGCCGGGCCGGGGAGCCGGGGCTGGTGGCCATCGCAGTGCTGGGCGGGCAGGCCGGGcccgcagcgctgcccggggctggcgggctgggcactggggccgTGGCACAGGCCGGGGTGACGGGAGCGGCGCCGGGGGCACAGAGcggggcaggggcacagccgGTGtcggcggcgggcggggagccGGGGGGCGCCGGGGAAGGGCCGGCCGGGGCACCCGCGGCTGCTGGGCCCGAGGGGAAGCGGGAGGCGGCAGCAGGGGGCGAGGCGCGGGCCGCGGGGCCGGCCGGAGCACGGCGGCCGGAGCCGGGCACGGAGCCGCTCGGGCACGCAGGGGGGCTCGGAGCGGGGGCGCTGGGGGAGCAGGCCGCTGCAGAGACCGCCCCgagcagccccgggcacggGGGAGTGGCAGCGAGGGCGAGAGGAGCGGGAGGCGAGGGGCTGTGCCCGGGCACCCCGCCACAGCCGGCAGCCACAGGGACAGCGCGGGGCAGGCACGGGCGGCAGGAGCCGGGCATGGAGCGGGATGCAGGGCAAGCCGGGGACGAGCAGCCGAGTGCCCCTGAGAACACCAGAGAGGGCGAGGTGGCCGCTGTGTCGGCCAGTGCCGGGCCCGCGGAGCAGAGGAAGGACGGCCCCGTCGGAGGGAGCCCGAGTGTCCCGGCAGCCGCTGACGGGGGCgacaggagctgcagttccCGTCAG GATAGTGCAAACCCAGACCCACTCATCATGTCGTCAGAAGAGGATGGGGAAGAAACCCTGCTctga
- the CRYZ gene encoding quinone oxidoreductase: MAATRSVMRAVRVFEFGGPEVLKLQSDVLVPAPKENQVLIKVHACGVNPVETYIRSGTYARKPALPYTPGSDVAGVIEGVGEHVTAFKKGDRVFTLETLSGGYAEYAVAAANRVFPLPDKLDFRQGAAIGVPYFTAYRALFQKGCAKAGESVLVHGASGGVGLAACQIARACGLKVLGTAGTEEGMNVILRNGAHQAFNHRDPNYTEKIKACTGPGGVDIIIEMLSNVNLDADLQLLSRAGRVMVVGCRGRIEINPRDTMSKESSIIGVSLFLATEEERRECATAVLDGIEAGWLKPVVGLEYPLEKVAKAHEDIICSSGARGKMVLLL; this comes from the exons ATGGCAGCCACCAGGAGTGTGATGCGAGCGGTCCGAGTGTTTGAATTTGGTGGCCCTGAAGTGCTTAAACTCCAGTCAGATGTGTTAGTTCCTGCTCCAAAAGAAAACCAG GTATTAATTAAAGTCCATGCCTGTGGGGTCAACCCTGTTGAGACATACATTCGCTCTGGAACTTATGCCAGGAAACCAGCTTTGCCCTACACTCCTGGCTCAGATGTGGCTGGGGTGATTGAAGGTGTTGGGGAACACGTCACTGCATTCAAG AAAGGTGACAGAGTTTTCACCCTTGAAACGCTCTCTGGAGGATATGCAGAGTATGCAGTTGCTGCAGCCAACAGAGTCTTTCCTTTGCCAGACAAACTGGACTTCAGGCAGGGAGCAGCGATCGGAGTGCCCTACTTCACTGCCTACCGGGCCCTTTTCCAGAA AGGCTGTGCCAAAGCAGGGGAGAGCGTGCTGGTTCATGGTGCCAGTGGCGGG gTGGGACTAGCAGCATGTCAGATTGCCAGAGCTTGTGGTTTGAAGGttttgggcacagcagggactgagGAGGGCATGAATGTGATCCTGAGAAACGGCGCTCACCAAGCCTTTAATCACAGAGACCCGAATTACACAGAGAAAATTAAG GCATGCACAGGGCCGGGAGGAGTGGATATCATCATAGAAATGCTCTCCAATGTCAACCTGGATGCGGACTTGCAGCTGCTGTCCCGTGCAGGGAGGGTGATG GTTGTGGGCTGCAGGGGACGCATCGAGATAAACCCAAGAGACACAATGAGCAAGGAGTCCAGCATAATTGGAGTGAGTCTGTTTCTTGCAACTGAG GAGGAAAGGCGTGAATGTGCCACAGCAGTCCTTGATGGCATAGAAGCTGGCTGGCTGAAACCAGTTGTGGGCTTGGAATATCCCCTGGAGAAAGTGGCCAAGGCTCATGAAGACATTATTTGTAGCAGTGGTGCCCGAGGGAAGATGGTGCTCCTTCTATAA